In a single window of the Campylobacter hyointestinalis subsp. lawsonii genome:
- a CDS encoding glycosyltransferase family 4 protein, with translation MLKYLKITHLTSAHSRYDTRIFIKMCSSLAKNPNYIVNLIVTDGKDNETKNNVNIIDIGAKTGSRLSRMTKTVKKIFKKAKELNSDIYHLHDPELIPIGIKLKKFGFKVIFDSHEDISKDILSKEWIPRYLRWIISFMYNLYERYTCSKFDAIIAATPFIRDKFLKINKNTIDINNYPILSELSNSTSWDEKKDEICYIGGISRIRGAIEIVKAMEYVKNAKLNIAGSCDTQELEKDLKSLIDKIGGGNRVNLLGFLGRQEVSSTMCSSKMGLVTLHPIVNYLDSLPIKMFEYMCAGIPVIASNFKLWREIVENNNCGICVNPLDPKDIAKAINFILQNPQIAKQMGENGKKAVAQKYNWDIEEKKLFALYKGFLQ, from the coding sequence ATGTTAAAATATCTTAAAATAACGCATCTTACATCAGCGCACAGCAGATACGATACTCGCATATTTATTAAAATGTGCTCATCTTTGGCAAAAAATCCAAATTATATTGTAAATTTAATAGTAACCGATGGCAAAGACAATGAGACCAAAAATAATGTAAATATTATAGATATTGGTGCAAAAACTGGCAGTCGCTTATCTCGTATGACAAAGACAGTAAAAAAAATATTTAAAAAAGCAAAAGAATTAAATAGCGACATCTATCATTTGCATGACCCAGAGCTAATACCTATTGGAATAAAACTAAAAAAATTTGGCTTTAAGGTGATATTTGACTCCCATGAAGACATTTCTAAGGATATATTATCAAAAGAATGGATACCACGATATTTAAGATGGATTATATCATTTATGTATAATCTATACGAACGCTACACCTGTTCTAAATTTGATGCCATTATCGCAGCTACACCATTTATAAGGGATAAATTTCTTAAAATAAATAAAAATACTATCGATATAAACAATTATCCTATTTTGTCCGAACTATCAAATTCTACATCTTGGGATGAGAAAAAAGACGAAATTTGTTATATAGGTGGCATATCTCGCATAAGAGGTGCTATTGAGATAGTTAAGGCGATGGAGTATGTAAAAAACGCTAAATTAAATATAGCAGGGTCATGCGATACGCAAGAGTTAGAAAAAGATTTAAAAAGCCTGATTGATAAAATTGGGGGAGGGAATAGAGTGAATTTGCTTGGATTTTTAGGAAGACAAGAGGTATCATCCACCATGTGCTCATCAAAAATGGGTCTTGTTACATTACATCCTATAGTTAATTATTTAGACTCACTACCTATTAAGATGTTTGAATACATGTGTGCGGGAATTCCTGTAATAGCTTCAAATTTTAAGCTATGGAGAGAGATAGTAGAAAATAATAACTGTGGAATTTGCGTAAATCCACTTGATCCAAAAGATATAGCAAAAGCTATAAATTTCATACTTCAAAATCCACAAATTGCTAAACAAATGGGTGAAAATGGTAAAAAAGCCGTAGCACAAAAATATAACTGGGATATTGAAGAGAAAAAATTATTTGCATTATACAAAGGGTTTTTACAATGA
- a CDS encoding glycosyltransferase family 4 protein, with product MSKNILIVNSYASAPSYGGGMYRHYYLAKEFNKMGYKTTIASASFSHLFTKFPAIDKSKTFTQEIVDGVDFIWLKSSKYKNSFDKKRVFTWFEFMFKLFFITKILKHKPDVIICSPTEVFSIIPCYFLAKKFKAKLVFEVRDIWPLSLIEIGKISKFHPFIMLMSLVEKFAIKKSDLLVSNLCCYDEHVKELNIFKPFYWISNGISLEHIAQAKELPLNIKNLIPKDKFIIGYTGKLGISNAMIYLIKAAKILKEHKNLTFVIVGDGSEKNTLKDEAKDLENVIFIDPIKKEQISQMLALFDVCYIGLLDKELFKFGVSPNKLYDYMYVAKPVLESINTKNSIVKISQCGKCVKAQDENEIAKAILQLSNTPKQELQNMGKNGKEYILKHFTYDKLAQKYIEILQLHSSPF from the coding sequence ATGAGTAAAAATATTTTGATAGTAAATTCTTACGCTAGTGCCCCTAGCTACGGTGGTGGAATGTATAGGCATTACTATTTAGCTAAAGAATTTAATAAAATGGGTTATAAAACAACGATAGCAAGTGCCTCTTTTTCGCACTTATTTACAAAATTTCCAGCAATTGATAAATCTAAAACTTTCACGCAAGAGATTGTAGATGGAGTCGATTTTATCTGGTTAAAAAGTTCAAAATATAAAAATTCATTTGATAAAAAACGTGTTTTTACATGGTTTGAGTTTATGTTTAAGCTATTTTTTATCACTAAAATATTAAAGCACAAACCAGATGTTATAATATGCTCTCCGACTGAAGTTTTTTCTATCATTCCATGCTATTTTTTAGCCAAAAAATTTAAGGCAAAACTAGTATTTGAAGTGCGAGATATCTGGCCTTTAAGCTTGATTGAAATAGGCAAAATTTCAAAATTTCATCCATTTATCATGCTTATGTCCTTAGTTGAAAAATTTGCTATTAAAAAATCAGACCTTTTAGTCTCAAACCTTTGCTGTTACGATGAACACGTAAAAGAACTTAATATTTTTAAGCCTTTTTACTGGATCTCAAACGGCATAAGTTTAGAACATATAGCACAAGCAAAGGAGTTGCCATTAAATATAAAAAATCTTATCCCAAAAGATAAATTTATAATAGGATATACAGGGAAATTAGGCATATCAAATGCAATGATTTATCTTATAAAAGCTGCAAAAATTTTAAAAGAGCATAAAAATTTAACCTTTGTTATCGTTGGCGATGGTTCAGAAAAAAACACTTTAAAAGATGAGGCAAAAGATTTAGAAAACGTGATTTTCATAGACCCTATCAAAAAAGAGCAAATCAGCCAAATGCTAGCACTATTTGATGTTTGTTACATAGGATTGCTAGACAAAGAATTATTTAAATTTGGTGTCTCTCCAAATAAGCTTTATGACTACATGTATGTCGCAAAGCCTGTTTTAGAGTCTATAAACACCAAAAATTCAATAGTAAAAATTTCACAATGTGGCAAGTGCGTAAAAGCACAAGATGAAAACGAGATAGCAAAGGCGATTTTACAACTCTCAAATACGCCAAAACAAGAGCTACAAAATATGGGAAAAAATGGAAAAGAGTATATTTTAAAACATTTTACATATGATAAATTAGCACAAAAATATATTGAAATTTTGCAATTACATTCCTCTCCTTTCTAA
- the wecB gene encoding non-hydrolyzing UDP-N-acetylglucosamine 2-epimerase, with translation MKILTILGARPQFIKAGSVSREIANFSDLNEIIIHTGQHYDANMSDIFFNEMKIPKPDYFLGIGGKSHGAMTGQMIEKIEEIALKQKPDWIMVYGDTNSTLAGAIVASKLHIKLSHIEAGLRSFNMKMPEEINRILTDRVSDILFCPTEVAVQNLKNEGYDSFGCKIVQTGDVMLDGAMFYKNLATKPNFNIQNDFILCTIHRAENTDDTKRLEGIFKALNQIAKNRQIILPIHPRTQKIVQTLNLDLSNLTIIQPLGYLEMVWLINNASLVITDSGGLQKEAYFFEKHCITLRDETEWSELVKHKFNALAGANSDKILDIYQNFDFNKDFCINLYGDGKASQKIIQELKNYE, from the coding sequence ATGAAAATTCTAACAATTCTAGGTGCAAGACCGCAGTTTATAAAAGCCGGTTCAGTTAGTAGAGAAATAGCAAATTTTAGCGATTTAAATGAGATAATTATCCATACCGGTCAGCATTATGACGCAAATATGAGTGATATATTTTTTAATGAGATGAAAATTCCAAAGCCTGATTATTTCTTAGGTATCGGCGGTAAAAGCCACGGTGCGATGACTGGGCAAATGATAGAAAAGATTGAAGAGATAGCGCTTAAACAAAAACCTGACTGGATAATGGTATATGGTGATACGAACTCTACTTTAGCAGGTGCTATTGTAGCTAGCAAACTTCATATAAAGCTATCACATATTGAAGCTGGACTTAGAAGTTTTAATATGAAAATGCCAGAAGAGATTAACCGTATCCTTACTGATCGAGTAAGCGATATACTGTTTTGTCCGACTGAAGTAGCTGTGCAAAATCTAAAAAATGAAGGATATGACAGTTTTGGTTGTAAGATAGTTCAAACTGGCGATGTAATGTTAGATGGTGCTATGTTTTACAAAAATTTAGCCACAAAACCAAATTTTAATATCCAAAACGACTTTATACTTTGCACAATTCACAGAGCTGAAAACACAGATGATACAAAACGGCTAGAAGGCATTTTTAAAGCCTTAAACCAAATAGCAAAAAATAGGCAAATCATCTTGCCTATTCATCCACGCACACAAAAAATAGTCCAAACTCTAAATTTAGACCTATCAAATTTAACAATAATTCAACCGCTAGGCTACTTAGAGATGGTTTGGCTTATAAATAACGCCTCATTAGTTATTACAGATAGTGGCGGATTGCAAAAAGAGGCATATTTTTTTGAAAAGCATTGCATAACTTTGCGAGATGAGACAGAATGGAGTGAGCTTGTAAAGCATAAATTTAACGCACTTGCCGGTGCAAATAGCGATAAAATTTTAGATATTTATCAAAATTTTGATTTTAATAAAGATTTTTGCATAAATTTATATGGCGATGGCAAAGCAAGCCAAAAAATAATACAAGAGTTAAAAAACTATGAGTAA
- a CDS encoding ribonucleoside triphosphate reductase has protein sequence MKIIKRDGSLQDYESYKIESAITKAYESVNKEPNLELIKCVTSCVKDKMSVEEIQDIIEKALFDSGDFSVMRSFMLYRHTHTMQRGGELDERTTYINSTQTIEEYIGKSDWRIMANSNTSYSNAGLINNTAGKVIANYWLDAVYNDHEGAAHRNGDYHIHDLDCLTGYCAGWSLRALLNEGFNGVRGRVESRAPNHFREALYQMANFLGILQSEWAGAQAFSSFDTYLAPYVFKDKLSDKEIKKALTSFIFNLNVPARWGQSPFTNVTIDIVPPSDLKGQIPTKNDIHLFANLSDEELEAECKKRGRSNLKDMTYGDFKPEMDRINIAFYEILTQGDKCSQPFTFPIPTVNITEDFDWDSKVATKLFENTAKMGSSYFQNFIGSQYVKDEFGNRIPNEKAYKPGAVRSMCCRLQLDLRELLKRGGGLFGSAEMTGSIGVVTINLARLGYLFKNDKKALYARLDELLELAKSTLEKKRKFINEMYERGLYPYTARYLKTFNNHFSTIGINGANEMIRNFTNDKENITTKFGIEFAKELIEYIRAKMIEFQGATGNLYNLEATPAEGTTYRFAKEDKKRYPDIIQAGFDEKVYYTNSTQLPANFSNDPFHSLNLQDELQSSYTGGTVFHLYMNERLSSVLACKKLVKNIVENYKLPYITITPVFSVCPKHGYIAGEHEYCPKCDEEILSLA, from the coding sequence TTGAAGATAATTAAACGTGATGGAAGTTTGCAAGATTACGAGAGCTATAAGATAGAAAGCGCGATAACAAAAGCTTATGAAAGCGTAAATAAAGAGCCGAATTTAGAGCTTATAAAATGTGTAACATCTTGTGTTAAAGATAAAATGAGTGTCGAAGAAATACAAGATATCATAGAAAAAGCACTCTTTGATAGTGGCGATTTTAGCGTGATGCGAAGCTTTATGCTTTATAGACATACTCATACTATGCAGCGTGGCGGAGAGCTTGATGAGCGCACAACTTATATAAACTCGACTCAAACCATAGAAGAGTATATCGGAAAATCTGATTGGCGTATTATGGCAAACTCAAATACGAGCTATTCAAACGCTGGACTTATAAACAACACAGCTGGAAAAGTCATCGCAAACTATTGGTTAGACGCTGTTTATAATGATCATGAGGGTGCAGCTCATAGAAATGGCGATTATCACATACACGACCTTGATTGTTTGACTGGATACTGCGCTGGTTGGAGTCTTAGAGCTTTGCTAAATGAAGGATTTAATGGTGTAAGAGGAAGAGTCGAGAGTAGGGCGCCAAATCATTTTAGAGAAGCTTTATATCAAATGGCGAATTTTCTAGGGATTTTACAAAGCGAATGGGCAGGAGCGCAAGCATTTAGCAGTTTTGACACATATCTTGCACCTTATGTTTTTAAAGATAAACTTAGCGATAAAGAGATCAAAAAAGCTCTTACTAGCTTTATATTTAACTTAAACGTTCCTGCTCGTTGGGGTCAAAGTCCATTTACGAACGTTACCATCGATATTGTTCCTCCAAGTGATTTAAAAGGACAAATTCCTACTAAAAACGACATTCATTTATTTGCAAATTTAAGCGATGAAGAGTTGGAAGCTGAGTGTAAAAAACGTGGTCGTTCAAATCTGAAAGATATGACTTACGGTGATTTTAAACCCGAAATGGATAGGATAAATATCGCTTTTTACGAGATACTCACGCAGGGCGATAAGTGTTCTCAGCCATTTACGTTTCCTATACCGACTGTAAATATCACCGAAGATTTTGACTGGGATAGCAAGGTCGCTACTAAGCTCTTTGAAAATACCGCTAAAATGGGCTCTAGCTATTTTCAAAATTTCATCGGATCTCAATACGTGAAAGATGAGTTTGGCAACCGCATTCCAAATGAAAAAGCCTATAAACCAGGTGCTGTTCGTTCTATGTGCTGTAGGCTACAGCTTGATTTACGTGAGCTTTTAAAGCGCGGCGGAGGGCTTTTTGGAAGTGCCGAGATGACAGGAAGCATCGGCGTAGTGACGATAAACCTAGCGAGGCTTGGATATCTTTTTAAAAATGACAAAAAAGCTCTTTATGCAAGACTTGATGAGCTTTTAGAACTAGCAAAAAGCACACTTGAAAAGAAGCGCAAATTTATAAATGAGATGTATGAAAGAGGTCTTTATCCATACACCGCACGGTATCTTAAAACGTTCAATAACCATTTTAGCACTATCGGAATAAATGGTGCAAACGAGATGATACGAAATTTTACGAATGATAAGGAAAATATAACTACTAAATTTGGCATAGAGTTTGCAAAAGAGCTTATAGAGTATATAAGAGCTAAGATGATAGAGTTTCAAGGGGCTACTGGAAATTTATATAACCTTGAGGCAACTCCGGCTGAGGGAACGACTTATCGCTTTGCTAAAGAAGATAAAAAACGCTACCCAGACATTATCCAAGCGGGATTTGATGAAAAAGTCTATTATACGAACTCGACTCAGCTTCCAGCAAATTTCAGCAATGATCCGTTTCATAGTTTAAATTTGCAAGATGAGCTTCAAAGTAGCTACACGGGCGGAACGGTTTTTCACTTGTATATGAATGAAAGACTAAGTAGCGTCTTAGCTTGCAAAAAACTTGTAAAAAATATAGTAGAAAATTATAAGCTTCCATATATCACGATAACCCCTGTATTTAGTGTATGTCCAAAACACGGATATATCGCAGGTGAGCATGAGTATTGTCCAAAATGTGATGAGGAGATTTTGAGTTTAGCTTGA
- a CDS encoding sugar transferase gives MIILGRKYKFSDDELRKLGKKFKTINIVRYRNRSEDEVLKELQSIVVEEYFDTLVLNTTATVGSNIIKYLTTLQFQKRKKPLKIITIEDFMEKYLYKCYIPEDNTDLRFLSHIKPFNKFEYYVKRIIDYAGIFILFTFSWPIMIYARYKIKDESPGTSIFKQLRVGLNNKEFFCIKFRSMRLDAEANGAKFASKNDDRIFKWGNTMRQTRIDELPQILNVFKGDMHLIGPRPERKVWTDKFEQVIPYYNERHLVRPGITGWAQVMYPYGENAYDAKQKLMYDLYYIKHWSLWLELKVIYKTIAVVLERRGM, from the coding sequence TTGATAATACTTGGTAGAAAATACAAATTTAGCGATGATGAACTTAGAAAACTAGGTAAGAAATTTAAAACTATCAACATAGTAAGATATCGCAACAGATCAGAAGATGAGGTTTTAAAAGAGCTTCAAAGCATAGTAGTAGAAGAGTATTTTGACACTTTGGTTTTAAATACGACCGCAACTGTTGGCAGCAATATCATAAAATATCTGACAACTTTACAATTTCAAAAAAGAAAAAAGCCTTTAAAGATCATAACTATCGAAGATTTTATGGAGAAATATCTATATAAATGCTATATTCCAGAAGATAATACCGATCTTAGATTTCTTAGCCATATTAAACCCTTTAACAAATTTGAATATTATGTGAAACGCATAATAGATTATGCTGGAATTTTTATACTTTTTACATTTTCTTGGCCGATAATGATATATGCTAGATATAAGATAAAAGATGAATCGCCCGGAACTAGCATATTTAAACAGCTTAGAGTTGGTTTAAATAATAAAGAATTCTTTTGTATTAAATTTAGATCAATGAGACTAGATGCTGAAGCTAATGGAGCTAAATTTGCAAGCAAAAATGATGATAGAATATTTAAATGGGGAAATACTATGAGACAAACTCGCATCGATGAATTACCCCAAATATTAAATGTATTTAAAGGAGATATGCACCTAATTGGTCCAAGACCTGAGAGAAAAGTATGGACAGATAAATTTGAACAAGTCATTCCATACTATAATGAACGCCACCTTGTGCGTCCGGGCATCACAGGCTGGGCGCAAGTCATGTACCCATACGGCGAAAATGCCTACGACGCAAAACAAAAGCTAATGTATGATCTCTACTACATCAAACACTGGTCACTTTGGCTAGAGCTTAAAGTCATATATAAAACGATAGCTGTGGTGTTAGAAAGGAGAGGAATGTAA